The sequence GTTCGGTGTCAGCAGCACCAACAGTTAACAGGTGTATAATTGTTGAAGGGTCCTTTTCTTTCAATTCAATGGCCCGGACCAGGGCATACCATTCATCATAGGGATTGATGATCCACTGCACACCTTCTGCTGCGAATTTCGTGTTGTTGTCCACGAAAGCTATTTTTGCCGTTGTGTCCGGCGTTTTAGTGATACAAACTAGAATTTTCATACAGCTACAATTGAGTAAATTTTAAAGTTGTTTATGCAACTAAATGGATTACAAATATAGTTTAGGTAAAGTTAGATATATGAACAGCACTAATATTTTTTTGTAAAAAGTTATGGAAAGAATTCAAAAGCTACAGGAATATTTGCAGGCTAGCCCGCAAGACTCATTCCTGAAACATGCATTGGCCCTTGAATATATAAAACTGGGAGAGGAGATTCGTGCACGGGGATTGTTTGAAGAGATTTTACTGGCAGATCCCGGATATACCGGCAGTTATTACCAACTGGCCAAATTACTGGAGCGGTTGAATGAAACCCAACTGGCCATAAGCTGGTATGAAAAAGGAATGGCTGCTGCCCAAAAAGCCGGAGACCAGCATACCTACGGGGAATTACGTTCCGCCCTTGAAGAACTTACTTTCTGATTTCGGCCAAAACAGGACCACTTACCCGGCTTTGGCCATACCAGGCGATTACCCCCGCAAGCATCATGATCCTGAAAATAAAGTATGCCCAATAGTTGATGTTCCAGGCATCGGTAATATTGCTGATGCTGGTAAAATATAAGTAACAGATTTCCACCACCAGGTAAATAAAATTGTAGAACATGAATCCGGTAATCAGAAGGAATCTGCTTGCATAAGGTGCCGTATCCTGGAAACTGGATTTA comes from Flavihumibacter fluvii and encodes:
- a CDS encoding tetratricopeptide repeat protein — its product is MERIQKLQEYLQASPQDSFLKHALALEYIKLGEEIRARGLFEEILLADPGYTGSYYQLAKLLERLNETQLAISWYEKGMAAAQKAGDQHTYGELRSALEELTF